A single Microbacterium protaetiae DNA region contains:
- a CDS encoding branched-chain amino acid aminotransferase encodes MTSQTALAPLEFAVTRNASAKTDQERDALLADPVFGTVFTDHMVQITWTEAQGWHDATVQPYAALSLDPAAAVLHYGQEIFEGIKAYRHADGSIHTFRPDQNARRLQRSAHRLALPELPVDAFVQSLRELIAIDGAWVPGGDDQSLYLRPFMFASEPFLGVRPAHEVSYLVIASPVGAYFKGGAKPVSIWLSQDYARAGKGGTGAAKTGGNYAASLLPQAEAYEQGCDQVVFLDENHNVEELGGMNIVFVRKDGTLVTPASDSILAGITRSSLLELARDRGHAVQERPVSIDEWRQGVASGDIVEAFACGTAAVVAPIGTLKGHDFVDVQPLGELALSLREELTDVQYGRREDRHGWLVRLDA; translated from the coding sequence ATGACCTCTCAGACCGCACTCGCTCCGCTCGAGTTCGCCGTGACCCGCAATGCTTCGGCCAAGACCGACCAGGAGCGCGATGCGCTGTTGGCCGATCCCGTGTTCGGCACGGTCTTCACCGACCACATGGTGCAGATCACCTGGACCGAGGCGCAGGGATGGCACGACGCGACAGTACAGCCGTACGCCGCGCTGTCACTCGACCCGGCGGCAGCCGTGCTGCACTACGGCCAGGAGATCTTCGAGGGCATCAAAGCGTATCGGCACGCCGACGGCTCGATCCATACCTTCCGACCCGACCAGAACGCCCGGCGCCTGCAGCGCAGCGCGCACCGGCTCGCCCTGCCTGAGCTGCCTGTCGACGCTTTCGTGCAGTCGTTGCGCGAGCTCATCGCGATCGACGGCGCCTGGGTCCCCGGAGGAGACGACCAGAGTCTGTATCTGCGTCCGTTCATGTTCGCGTCCGAGCCGTTCCTGGGCGTACGCCCCGCACACGAGGTTTCGTATCTGGTGATAGCGAGTCCGGTCGGCGCGTACTTCAAGGGCGGTGCCAAGCCGGTCTCGATCTGGCTCAGCCAGGACTATGCCCGTGCGGGCAAGGGCGGCACCGGGGCAGCCAAGACCGGCGGCAATTACGCAGCCAGTCTGCTGCCGCAGGCCGAGGCCTACGAGCAGGGCTGCGACCAGGTCGTCTTCCTCGACGAGAACCACAACGTCGAAGAGCTCGGCGGCATGAACATCGTGTTCGTCCGCAAAGACGGAACCCTCGTCACGCCGGCATCCGATTCGATCCTCGCGGGCATCACCCGCAGCTCGCTTCTCGAGCTCGCGCGCGATCGCGGTCACGCGGTCCAGGAGCGCCCCGTGTCGATCGACGAATGGCGGCAGGGCGTGGCATCCGGCGACATCGTCGAGGCCTTCGCGTGCGGCACAGCCGCGGTGGTCGCCCCGATCGGAACGCTCAAGGGTCACGACTTCGTCGACGTCCAGCCGCTCGGCGAGCTCGCGCTCTCGCTGCGTGAAGAGCTCACCGACGTCCAGTACGGGCGTCGTGAGGACCGGCACGGTTGGCTCGTACGGCTCGACGCCTGA
- a CDS encoding MFS transporter: MTTQTATTTPYRPHLRAGRRAWAALAVLMLPVLLVSVDNTVLSFALPEIALDLQPTSAQQLWIIDVYSLVLAALLVTMGTLGDRFGRRRMLLIGATGFALVSAASAFAPSAGWLIAGRATMAVFGAMLMPATLSLIRSIFVYRAQRRVAIAIWAAMFSAGAALGPVVGGLLLERFAWGAVFLMAVPVLIPLLLCAPLLVPESRDPRPGRVDPISILLSVGAMVPVVYAVKELAVYGFSGPVVGLLLAGGACGVLFVRRQQRAQTPMLDMALFRSRMFTGALLVNLLSVLALVGFLFFVSQHLQLILGLSPLQAGLALVPSLVAMITAGLLVVPISSRISPRVVIPVALAFSAGGYVAVALTTGPDVLLPIVVAAVSLGIGIGAAETVSNELILTAAPVEKAGAASAVSETAYEVGTVLGTSIIGGLLTAVYRGAIVVPSGVPDAWVAPARETLAGAIAVADELGGEVGTALRDAAAAAFDAGVGVTAFIGAGLMAIAAVLAAIMLTPSRGRHAVRPMPARR; this comes from the coding sequence ATGACGACGCAGACAGCCACCACCACCCCGTACCGTCCGCATCTGCGGGCCGGTCGTCGCGCCTGGGCGGCGCTGGCCGTGTTGATGCTTCCGGTGCTGCTGGTCTCGGTCGACAACACCGTGCTCAGTTTCGCGTTGCCCGAGATAGCGCTCGATCTGCAGCCGACCAGCGCGCAGCAGCTCTGGATCATCGACGTGTACTCGCTGGTGCTCGCCGCGCTGCTTGTCACGATGGGCACACTCGGCGACCGTTTCGGCAGACGACGGATGCTGCTGATCGGTGCGACCGGCTTCGCGCTGGTCTCTGCGGCGTCGGCCTTCGCCCCGAGCGCGGGATGGCTGATCGCGGGGCGAGCAACGATGGCCGTGTTCGGCGCGATGCTGATGCCCGCCACGCTGTCGCTGATCCGCAGTATCTTCGTCTACCGAGCGCAGCGCCGCGTGGCCATCGCCATCTGGGCGGCGATGTTCTCTGCCGGGGCGGCACTCGGGCCCGTCGTCGGGGGTCTGCTGCTGGAGCGTTTCGCGTGGGGAGCGGTGTTCCTCATGGCCGTGCCGGTGCTGATCCCGCTGCTGTTGTGTGCGCCGCTGCTGGTGCCCGAGAGCCGTGACCCGCGGCCCGGGCGCGTCGATCCGATCAGCATTCTGCTGTCGGTGGGTGCCATGGTGCCGGTCGTCTACGCCGTCAAAGAGCTGGCAGTGTACGGCTTCAGCGGCCCGGTGGTCGGGCTGTTGCTGGCCGGCGGTGCGTGCGGGGTGCTGTTCGTGCGCCGCCAGCAGCGCGCACAGACGCCGATGCTCGATATGGCGCTGTTCCGCAGCCGCATGTTCACCGGTGCGCTGCTGGTGAACCTCTTGAGCGTGCTGGCGCTGGTCGGGTTTCTGTTCTTCGTCTCGCAGCATCTGCAGTTGATCCTGGGGCTTTCGCCGCTGCAGGCGGGCCTGGCCCTCGTCCCCTCGCTCGTGGCGATGATCACTGCGGGTCTGCTGGTCGTGCCGATCTCGTCGCGGATCTCCCCCCGCGTCGTGATCCCCGTGGCCCTTGCGTTCTCTGCCGGTGGCTACGTCGCGGTCGCGCTGACCACAGGTCCCGACGTGCTGCTGCCCATCGTCGTGGCCGCCGTGAGCCTGGGCATCGGCATCGGCGCCGCCGAGACCGTCTCGAACGAGCTGATCCTCACCGCGGCCCCGGTCGAGAAGGCGGGCGCAGCCAGCGCTGTCTCAGAGACCGCTTACGAGGTCGGCACGGTCCTGGGCACCTCGATCATCGGCGGGCTGCTCACGGCCGTGTATCGCGGCGCCATCGTCGTCCCCAGTGGCGTTCCCGACGCGTGGGTGGCTCCCGCGCGCGAGACGCTCGCCGGTGCCATCGCGGTGGCCGACGAACTCGGTGGAGAGGTCGGTACCGCGCTGCGGGATGCCGCGGCGGCCGCCTTCGACGCGGGTGTCGGGGTGACCGCCTTCATCGGGGCGGGTCTGATGGCGATCGCGGCGGTGCTCGCTGCGATCATGCTCACACCCTCGCGTGGCCGTCACGCGGTGAGGCCGATGCCGGCACGTCGGTAG
- the serA gene encoding phosphoglycerate dehydrogenase, with protein sequence MTKPVVLLAEQLSPATVDALGPDFEIREVDGTDRSALLSALADADAVLIRSATKMDAEAIAAGSRLKVIARAGVGLDNVDIKAATAAGVMVVNAPTSNIISAAELTIAHILGLARHIPSADASLARGEWKRSAYTGIELFDKTVGIVGLGRIGTLITERLRAFGVRVIGYDPYVTPARAQQLQVELLPLDDVLRQSDFVTVHMPKTPETTGMISTAQLALMKPTAYVVNVARGGLIDEDALFEALTNNVIAGAAIDVFTSEPPAQGGSAQRLLGLPNIVVTPHLGASTGEAQEKAGVSVARSVKLALEGDLVPDAVNVAGGVIDPFVRPGIALVEMLGQFFTGLTEGALTSLDIEVRGELAAYDVSVYRLAALKGIFTNIVSENVSYVNAPLFAEQRGIETRLIVEADSPLYRNITILRGSLSDGTVLSVAGTLAGTRMVPKVVGINDYEIEVPFERYHLVMRYADKPGIVAIYGQLLGDAGINIEGLQVAHPDSSGRALSILTVDSPVPDELVEQIRDAIDADLLRQIEIAEA encoded by the coding sequence ATGACCAAGCCTGTCGTCCTTCTCGCCGAGCAGCTCTCTCCCGCGACCGTTGATGCCCTCGGTCCGGACTTCGAGATCCGAGAGGTCGACGGAACCGATCGTTCGGCTCTGCTGTCGGCACTGGCCGATGCCGATGCCGTGCTGATCAGGTCGGCGACGAAGATGGACGCCGAGGCGATCGCCGCCGGGAGCCGGCTCAAGGTCATCGCCCGCGCCGGTGTGGGGCTGGACAACGTCGACATCAAGGCGGCGACTGCGGCGGGTGTCATGGTCGTCAACGCCCCCACCTCCAACATCATCTCGGCCGCCGAGCTGACCATCGCCCACATTCTGGGGCTGGCCCGCCACATTCCCTCCGCCGATGCCTCGCTGGCCCGCGGGGAGTGGAAGCGCAGCGCGTACACCGGCATCGAGCTGTTCGACAAGACCGTCGGCATCGTCGGGCTGGGGCGAATCGGCACTCTCATCACCGAGCGTCTGCGCGCGTTCGGCGTGCGTGTGATCGGCTACGACCCGTATGTCACCCCCGCCCGGGCCCAGCAGCTGCAGGTCGAGCTGCTGCCCCTGGACGATGTGCTGCGCCAGAGCGACTTCGTCACTGTGCACATGCCGAAGACGCCCGAGACGACGGGCATGATCAGCACCGCCCAGCTTGCGCTGATGAAGCCGACCGCGTATGTCGTCAACGTTGCGCGCGGTGGTCTCATCGATGAAGACGCGCTTTTCGAGGCGCTGACGAACAACGTGATCGCCGGTGCGGCCATCGACGTGTTCACGAGCGAGCCCCCCGCCCAGGGCGGTTCGGCCCAGCGTCTGCTCGGACTGCCGAACATCGTGGTCACCCCCCACCTGGGTGCCTCCACCGGCGAGGCGCAGGAGAAGGCCGGCGTATCGGTGGCACGGTCGGTCAAGCTCGCCCTCGAGGGCGATCTCGTGCCCGATGCCGTCAACGTCGCCGGGGGAGTCATCGACCCGTTCGTGCGTCCCGGTATCGCCCTCGTCGAGATGCTCGGCCAGTTCTTCACCGGGCTGACCGAGGGCGCGCTGACCAGTCTCGACATCGAGGTGCGCGGTGAGCTGGCCGCCTACGACGTGAGCGTGTACCGCCTGGCCGCGCTCAAGGGCATCTTCACCAACATCGTCAGCGAGAACGTGTCGTATGTGAATGCGCCGTTGTTCGCGGAACAGCGCGGCATCGAGACACGCCTGATCGTCGAGGCCGACAGCCCGCTGTACCGCAACATCACGATCCTGCGCGGCTCGCTCTCCGACGGCACGGTGCTGTCGGTGGCCGGCACCCTGGCCGGCACGCGCATGGTGCCCAAGGTCGTGGGCATCAACGACTACGAGATCGAAGTGCCCTTCGAGCGGTACCACCTGGTCATGCGTTACGCCGACAAGCCCGGCATCGTCGCCATCTACGGGCAGCTGCTCGGCGACGCCGGCATCAACATCGAGGGACTCCAGGTGGCGCACCCCGACAGCAGTGGTCGGGCGCTGTCGATTCTCACCGTCGATTCGCCGGTACCCGACGAGCTCGTCGAGCAGATCCGCGACGCTATCGACGCCGACCTGCTGCGTCAGATCGAGATCGCCGAGGCCTGA
- a CDS encoding TetR/AcrR family transcriptional regulator, with amino-acid sequence MSRPPRARESVLDAFEQILITRGEKAATMDATARAAAVSKGGLLYHFGSKEALEAGLIERLVALVDADVAEIIAAGDAAIAHFIRTSVMTGAPLDRAMLAVSRLAQGGSAPASAALHEARRRWADAVRPHVRDETALDLVLLASDGLYFNNLLDPAASGPVLRDAAMNRLVSLLEQLAAR; translated from the coding sequence ATGAGTCGACCGCCCCGCGCACGCGAAAGCGTCCTCGACGCGTTCGAGCAGATCCTGATCACCCGGGGTGAGAAGGCGGCGACGATGGATGCCACGGCCCGCGCGGCCGCCGTGTCGAAGGGTGGGCTGCTCTATCACTTCGGCTCGAAAGAGGCGCTGGAGGCAGGCTTGATCGAGCGCCTGGTCGCACTCGTCGACGCCGATGTGGCAGAGATCATCGCCGCGGGCGACGCCGCCATCGCGCACTTCATCCGAACGTCGGTGATGACCGGGGCGCCCCTGGACCGCGCGATGCTCGCCGTGTCGAGGCTCGCTCAGGGCGGCAGCGCGCCGGCCAGTGCGGCGCTGCATGAGGCCCGCCGCCGCTGGGCCGATGCTGTGCGCCCGCACGTGCGCGACGAGACCGCACTCGATCTCGTCCTGCTCGCGTCAGACGGTCTCTACTTCAACAATCTGCTCGATCCGGCCGCATCCGGCCCGGTGTTGCGCGACGCAGCGATGAACCGGCTCGTCTCCCTGCTCGAGCAGCTCGCCGCGCGCTGA
- a CDS encoding fumarylacetoacetate hydrolase family protein: protein MRIARFSHQDAIRYGIVDETDLVVLAGDPLFAGFDTTGDRVPLADAALLAPVIPRSKVVAIARNYRDHASELGNEVSAEPMLFLKPNTSVIGPGDSIVLPPQSQRVDHEGELAAVIGTIAKNVPAERALQYVFGYTIANDVTARDLQRSDGQWSRAKGFDTFCPLGPAIETEFDPTGDAVITTRVDGEVRQQGPISDMVHSVAEIIAYASAAFTLLPGDVILTGTPAGVGPITAGQTVEVEVSGLGVLRNPVRAA from the coding sequence GTGAGGATCGCACGCTTCAGCCATCAGGACGCCATCCGCTACGGCATCGTCGACGAGACCGACCTGGTCGTGCTCGCCGGCGATCCGCTGTTCGCCGGGTTCGACACCACCGGTGATCGCGTGCCCCTGGCCGATGCGGCGCTGCTGGCCCCCGTCATCCCGCGTTCGAAGGTCGTGGCCATCGCCCGCAACTACCGCGACCACGCGAGCGAACTCGGCAATGAGGTCTCGGCCGAGCCGATGCTGTTCCTCAAGCCGAACACGTCGGTAATCGGCCCGGGCGATTCGATCGTGCTCCCCCCACAGTCTCAGCGCGTCGACCATGAGGGCGAGCTGGCGGCCGTGATCGGCACCATCGCGAAGAACGTGCCGGCCGAACGCGCGCTGCAGTACGTGTTCGGATACACGATCGCGAACGACGTGACCGCCCGCGACCTGCAGCGCAGCGATGGGCAGTGGTCGCGCGCCAAGGGCTTCGACACGTTCTGTCCGCTGGGCCCGGCCATCGAGACCGAGTTCGATCCGACCGGCGATGCGGTGATCACGACCCGCGTAGACGGCGAGGTCCGCCAGCAGGGGCCGATCTCCGACATGGTGCACTCGGTGGCAGAGATCATCGCGTACGCATCGGCGGCGTTCACGCTGCTGCCCGGTGACGTGATTCTGACCGGCACGCCCGCCGGCGTCGGCCCGATCACGGCGGGCCAAACGGTCGAGGTCGAGGTCTCGGGACTGGGCGTGCTGCGCAATCCCGTGCGGGCCGCGTGA
- a CDS encoding 3-isopropylmalate dehydrogenase codes for MSRVVKLAVIPGDGIGPEVVAEAEKVLAAATAGSDVRFEKTRFSLGAARYLETGDTLTDDDLAAIKAQEAVLLGAVGGKPGDERLRDANIERGLLLKLRFELDHYVNLRPSKLYAGAPGPLAHPGEVDFVVVREGTEGPYVGNGGSIRRGTPHEVANETSVNTAFGVERVVRYAFDLAERRDKRVTLVHKTNVLVNAGSLWKRIVDEVSGEHPDVAVDYLHVDAATIFLVTNPGRFDVIVTDNLFGDILTDLAGAVTGGIGLAASGNINPDGDFPSMFEPVHGSAPDIAGQQKADPTAAILSIALMLDHLGLTDEAARVTRAVEADIAARGTSSRTTAQVGDAIVARVQA; via the coding sequence ATGTCGCGTGTCGTGAAACTCGCTGTCATCCCTGGTGACGGCATCGGTCCTGAGGTCGTCGCCGAAGCTGAGAAGGTGCTCGCCGCTGCCACAGCCGGCAGCGACGTCCGATTCGAGAAGACCCGTTTCTCGTTGGGCGCCGCGCGCTATCTCGAGACCGGCGACACCCTCACCGACGACGACCTGGCCGCCATCAAGGCGCAGGAGGCGGTCCTTCTGGGGGCGGTGGGCGGAAAACCCGGTGACGAGCGGTTGAGAGACGCCAACATCGAGCGGGGACTGCTGCTGAAGCTGCGCTTCGAGTTGGACCACTACGTGAACCTTCGCCCCTCGAAGCTCTACGCCGGTGCTCCCGGACCGCTCGCCCATCCGGGTGAGGTCGACTTCGTCGTGGTGCGCGAGGGCACCGAAGGGCCGTATGTCGGAAACGGCGGATCGATCCGCCGCGGCACGCCACACGAGGTCGCCAACGAGACGAGTGTGAACACCGCGTTCGGCGTGGAGCGAGTGGTGCGCTACGCGTTCGATCTTGCCGAGCGCAGAGACAAACGGGTCACCCTCGTGCACAAGACGAATGTGCTGGTCAATGCCGGATCGCTGTGGAAGCGGATCGTCGATGAGGTCTCGGGGGAGCACCCTGACGTTGCCGTAGACTATCTGCACGTCGATGCAGCGACCATCTTTCTGGTCACGAACCCCGGTCGCTTCGATGTCATCGTCACCGACAACCTCTTCGGCGACATCCTCACAGACCTGGCCGGCGCCGTCACCGGTGGCATCGGGCTGGCAGCCTCGGGCAACATCAATCCCGACGGCGACTTCCCGTCGATGTTCGAGCCGGTACACGGCTCGGCGCCTGACATCGCCGGGCAGCAGAAGGCCGATCCCACTGCCGCGATCCTGTCCATCGCGCTCATGCTCGACCACCTCGGGCTGACCGACGAGGCCGCGCGCGTGACCCGCGCCGTCGAGGCAGACATCGCCGCACGGGGCACGTCATCCCGCACCACAGCGCAGGTCGGCGACGCCATCGTCGCCCGCGTCCAGGCGTAA